A single window of Helicobacter pylori DNA harbors:
- the edd gene encoding phosphogluconate dehydratase, with protein sequence MPKHSLEQIKEKITERSKKTRELYLENIFNPKNQPKVESLGCANIAHVTASMPEHLKMPLGSHKRKHFAIITAYNDMLSAHQPFKNYPDWIKKELQEHNAYASVASGVPAMCDGITQGYEGMELSLFSRDVIALSTAVGLSHNVFDGAFFLGVCDKIVPGLLIGALSFGNLASVFVPSGPMVSGIENYKKAKARQDFALGKINREELLKVEMQSYHDVGTCTFYGTANSNQMMMEFMGLHVANSSFINPNNPLRKVLVEESAKRLASGKVLPLAKLIDEKSILNALIGLMATGGSTNHTLHLIAIARSCGVILNWDDFDAVSNLIPLLAKVYPNGSADVNAFEACGGLAFVIKELLKEGLLFEDTHTIMDTETQKGMQNYTKTPFLENDQLVYKDAINHSLNTDILRPVSDPFAANGGLKILKGNLGRAVIKISAIKDEHRKVKARAIVFKTQSEFLERFKNKELERDFVAVLPFQGPKSNGMPELHKLTTNLGALQDMGYKVALVTDGRMSGASGKVPSAIHLSPEGALNGAIIKIKDGDWIELDAPNNALNVLEKDFEKRGINPLFLETLENLEKPTFGLGRELFTSLRLNANTAEEGGMSFGIKV encoded by the coding sequence ATGCCTAAGCATTCTTTAGAACAAATCAAAGAAAAAATTACAGAGCGTAGCAAAAAAACCAGAGAACTTTATTTAGAAAATATCTTTAACCCTAAAAACCAGCCCAAGGTTGAGAGCTTGGGTTGTGCGAATATTGCGCATGTTACAGCGAGCATGCCAGAGCATTTAAAAATGCCTTTAGGTTCGCATAAAAGAAAGCATTTTGCGATTATCACCGCTTATAACGACATGCTTTCAGCCCACCAACCTTTTAAAAATTACCCTGACTGGATTAAAAAAGAGTTGCAAGAGCATAACGCTTATGCGAGCGTCGCTAGTGGCGTGCCAGCGATGTGTGATGGTATCACGCAGGGTTATGAGGGCATGGAATTGAGCTTATTCAGTAGAGATGTGATCGCTTTAAGCACCGCCGTAGGGTTAAGCCATAATGTTTTTGACGGGGCGTTTTTTTTAGGCGTGTGCGATAAAATCGTGCCAGGCTTGCTCATAGGAGCGTTAAGTTTTGGGAATTTAGCGAGCGTGTTTGTGCCAAGCGGGCCTATGGTGAGCGGGATAGAAAATTATAAAAAAGCCAAAGCGCGCCAAGATTTTGCTCTAGGAAAAATCAACAGAGAAGAGCTTTTAAAAGTGGAAATGCAAAGCTATCATGATGTGGGCACTTGCACTTTTTATGGCACGGCTAATTCTAATCAAATGATGATGGAGTTTATGGGGTTGCATGTGGCTAATTCTAGCTTTATTAACCCTAACAACCCCTTACGGAAGGTTTTAGTAGAAGAGAGTGCGAAAAGATTAGCGAGCGGGAAAGTCCTGCCTTTAGCCAAACTCATTGATGAAAAAAGCATTCTTAACGCTCTTATAGGCTTAATGGCAACCGGAGGTTCTACTAACCACACTTTGCATTTGATCGCTATCGCTAGATCTTGCGGGGTGATTCTCAATTGGGATGATTTTGACGCCGTTTCTAATCTCATACCCCTTTTAGCTAAAGTCTATCCTAACGGATCGGCTGATGTGAACGCTTTTGAAGCGTGTGGGGGTTTAGCGTTTGTGATCAAGGAATTGTTAAAAGAGGGGCTTTTATTTGAGGACACGCATACCATTATGGATACAGAAACGCAAAAAGGCATGCAAAATTACACCAAAACCCCCTTTTTAGAAAACGACCAATTGGTGTATAAAGACGCCATCAATCATAGCCTGAATACGGATATTTTACGCCCTGTTAGCGATCCTTTTGCCGCTAATGGGGGGCTTAAAATTTTAAAGGGTAATTTAGGGCGGGCCGTGATTAAAATCTCAGCCATTAAAGATGAGCATAGGAAAGTCAAGGCCAGAGCGATTGTTTTTAAAACCCAAAGCGAATTTTTAGAACGCTTTAAAAATAAAGAATTAGAAAGGGACTTTGTGGCGGTCTTGCCTTTCCAAGGACCTAAGTCTAATGGCATGCCAGAATTGCACAAACTCACCACGAATTTAGGGGCTTTGCAGGATATGGGCTATAAGGTTGCGCTGGTTACGGATGGGCGCATGAGCGGGGCGAGCGGGAAAGTGCCTAGCGCGATCCATTTAAGCCCTGAGGGAGCGTTAAACGGGGCGATCATTAAGATTAAAGATGGCGATTGGATAGAATTAGACGCTCCTAATAACGCTTTGAATGTGCTTGAAAAGGATTTTGAAAAGAGAGGCATCAACCCTTTGTTTTTAGAAACCTTAGAAAATTTAGAAAAGCCTACTTTTGGGCTGGGTAGGGAATTGTTTACGAGTTTGAGATTGAATGCCAATACCGCTGAAGAGGGTGGCATGAGTTTTGGCATAAAGGTATAA
- a CDS encoding glucose-6-phosphate dehydrogenase, whose product MLDFDLVLFGATGDLAMRKLFVSLYEIYTHYGFKKDSRIIASGRKELSNEEFLMLLCEKTQLHSREKGKEFLAHISYLRVRLDNPKDFEELSKIATKNKPLIFYFSISPSFFATTAQNLAKNALNHANTRLILEKPLGHDLKTCQEIFQSISAFFKEEQIFRIDHYLGKKGVQNILELRLNNPILNILWDQISAVEICVYETLGVEERGEFYDKIGALRDMVQNHLLQVLSLIATDLPNDLKDLRKEKIKVLKTLQPPKDFKKQVIRAQYQGYRDENKVNKESQTETFVAIKAFLDTPKFKGVPFYLKHAKKMPRNQASVKIHFNAVNTLEFFLSQDKITLTLKDHQNPLILETHNEQEFLQPYAKLLYDAIQNNHNNFAHQLELEASWVFIDTLIEGFMNNATPLYSYESHNLNESEFLKPLYQ is encoded by the coding sequence ATGTTGGATTTTGATTTGGTTCTTTTTGGTGCGACTGGGGATTTGGCCATGCGAAAGCTCTTTGTTTCGCTCTATGAAATTTATACCCATTATGGTTTTAAAAAAGATTCTAGGATTATTGCATCTGGGCGTAAGGAGCTATCCAATGAAGAGTTTTTAATGCTTCTTTGTGAAAAAACGCAACTGCATTCAAGAGAAAAGGGTAAGGAATTTTTAGCCCATATCAGTTATTTGCGTGTCCGTTTGGATAACCCTAAAGACTTTGAAGAATTGAGTAAAATCGCTACAAAAAATAAGCCCTTGATCTTCTACTTTTCTATCTCCCCTAGTTTTTTTGCAACGACCGCTCAAAATTTAGCCAAAAACGCGCTCAATCACGCTAACACTCGTTTGATTTTAGAAAAACCTTTAGGGCATGATTTAAAGACTTGTCAAGAGATTTTTCAAAGCATTAGCGCTTTTTTTAAAGAAGAACAAATCTTTAGAATCGATCATTATTTAGGGAAAAAGGGCGTTCAAAATATCCTTGAATTGCGCCTAAATAACCCTATCTTAAACATTTTATGGGATCAAATCAGTGCGGTTGAAATCTGCGTGTATGAGACTTTAGGGGTGGAAGAAAGAGGCGAATTTTACGATAAAATCGGGGCTTTAAGGGATATGGTTCAAAACCATCTCTTGCAAGTTTTATCCCTTATCGCTACAGATTTACCCAACGATTTAAAAGATTTAAGGAAAGAAAAAATCAAAGTTTTAAAAACCTTACAACCCCCCAAAGATTTCAAAAAACAGGTTATTCGGGCCCAATATCAAGGCTATAGAGATGAAAATAAGGTTAATAAAGAGAGCCAGACAGAAACTTTTGTCGCTATTAAAGCCTTTTTGGATACGCCCAAATTTAAAGGCGTGCCTTTCTATCTTAAGCATGCTAAAAAAATGCCCCGCAATCAAGCGAGCGTGAAAATCCATTTTAACGCAGTCAATACGCTAGAATTTTTCCTCTCTCAAGATAAAATCACCCTCACCCTAAAAGATCATCAAAACCCCCTTATTTTAGAAACCCACAACGAACAAGAATTTTTACAGCCCTACGCTAAGTTGCTCTATGATGCGATACAAAATAACCACAATAATTTCGCCCACCAGTTGGAATTAGAAGCGTCATGGGTTTTTATTGACACGCTCATAGAGGGTTTTATGAATAACGCCACGCCCTTATATTCCTATGAAAGCCATAATCTCAACGAATCAGAATTTTTAAAACCACTCTATCAATAA